A genomic window from Diospyros lotus cultivar Yz01 chromosome 2, ASM1463336v1, whole genome shotgun sequence includes:
- the LOC127794163 gene encoding formin-like protein 4, whose amino-acid sequence MAPAGIPAAQASPPPSSKDQTVVKAVVATAVSTLVIAGLLFFLFYKLAMARKRRWGDKFESSFRLDQTVSTHQEFRQQGGTLKGIIVDEDGLDVLYVRKLEAGQLMNCFSKVWINPMEEEEKRMDARGDKPENSETIPEIPLVQERCYTADLAEVTKPATLTPSAMISQTETRWPPPPQPPHPPPSPPPLGPNKQTPPPLPPPPPPPLPIKKIPPPPPPPPISAKRNPGPPPPPPGRGSLTSSLRPPPAPRVKTRSNSREEAPSGANAKRTEDVRIKLKPLHWDKVIANADHSMVWNEINDGSFRFDDDLMEALFGYTATNNKSTDRHKISSSTSSNSGPPAQIFILDPRKSQNTAIVLRSLSVSRKEVVDALLEGRGLSAETLERLTKISPTQEEASKILQFNGNPTKLADAESFLYYVLKAVPSAFIRFNAMLFRSNYDSEILHLKESLETLELGCKELRTRGIFFRLLEAILKAGNRMNAGTARGNAQGFNLSSLRKLSFVKSTDGKTTLLHFVVEQVVRSEGQRRVINQVRDLDERYNQSTNDRYPDSDSLRTKEEERDKEYFMSGLPVLGRLNVEFSNLKKAAAIDYDSFMNMYSNLTARVAEIRQLVMNCGNGERGDFVREMKGFLEECEEELKVVREEQIRVLELVKRTTAYYQAGAAKDIGAHPLQLFAIVKDFLEMVDQVCIDITRKLQKKNFTSAGSPPTSPATTTPARFQNFQSYFMSDKHGTASSSESDDDF is encoded by the exons ATGGCTCCGGCAGGAATTCCGGCTGCACAGGCGTCTCCACCACCCTCATCGAAGGATCAAACTGTTGTTAAAGCTGTCGTTGCCACAGCCGTAAGTACTCTAGTTATTGCTGGGCTCTTGTTCTTCTTGTTCTACAAATTGGCAATGGCTCGAAAGCGCCGGTGGGGAGATAAGTTTGAGTCAAGTTTTCGTTTAGATCAAACGGTGTCGACTCATCAAGAGTTCCGGCAACAAGGTGGAACTCTGAAAGGAATCATTGTTGACGAGGATGGGTTGGATGTTCTTTATGTGAGGAAACTTGAAGCAGGACAACTGATGAACTGTTTCTCTAAAGTTTGGATCAATCctatggaggaagaagaaaagaggatgGATGCTAGAGGAGATAAACCCGAGAACTCGGAAACAATTCCGGAAATTCCTTTGGTTCAAGAGCGATGCTATACAGCTGATCTTGCAGAGGTCACAAAACCAGCTACACTTACTCCCTCAGCCATGATTTCTCAAACTGAGACACGGTGGCCACCTCCACCACAGCCACCCCATCCTCCCCCTTCCCCTCCTCCACTGGGGCCAAATAAGCAAACTCCACCGCcgctgccgccgccgccaccaccACCTCTTCCTATAAAGAAaattcctccaccacctcctcCACCACCAATTTCAGCAAAGAGAAACCCTGGCCCACCGCCTCCACCACCTGGGAGAGGTAGTTTGACTTCATCACTGAGGCCCCCTCCAGCGCCGAGGGTGAAGACAAGAAGCAATAGTAGGGAAGAGGCTCCAAGCGGGGCAAACGCAAAAAGGACTGAAGATGTGAGGATAAAGCTGAAGCCGCTCCACTGGGATAAGGTTATAGCCAATGCTGATCATTCAATGGTCTGGAATGAGATCAATGATGGATCTTTCAG ATTTGATGATGATCTAATGGAAGCTCTATTTGGATACACTGCCACCAACAATAAATCCACTGATAGACATAAAATATCAAGTTCAACTAGTTCCAACTCTGGTCCTCCTGCTCAAATCTTCATCCTTGATCCTCGGAAATCCCAGAATACAGCTATAGTACTTAGATCTCTTTCAGTATCTCGCAAAGAAGTTGTTGATGCACTCCTTGAGGGGCGAGGCCTTAGTGCTGAGACCCTCGAAAGACTGACAAAAATTTCCCCAACTCAAGAAGAAGCATCCAAAATCCTTCAATTCAACGGCAACCCAACAAAACTTGCTGATGCTGAATCATTCCTCTACTACGTCCTGAAAGCTGTTCCCTCAGCATTTATCCGTTTCAATGCAATGCTTTTTCGTTCAAATTATGACTCTGAAATTCTGCATCTAAAGGAATCTCTGGAAACACTTGAATTGGGTTGCAAGGAATTACGAACTCGTGGCATCTTCTTTAGACTTCTTGAAGCCATTCTCAAGGCTGGGAACCGTATGAATGCTGGAACAGCCAGAGGGAATGCACAAGGCTTTAATCTCAGCTCTCTTCGAAAACTTTCCTTTGTGAAAAGCACTGATGGTAAGACTACTTTACTTCACTTTGTCGTGGAACAAGTAGTTCGATCTGAGGGTCAGCGTCGTGTAATCAATCAAGTCCGAGACCTTGACGAAAGGTATAACCAGAGTACCAATGATCGTTACCCAGATTCTGATAGCTTGAGAAccaaggaagaagagagagataaagagtACTTCATGTCAGGGCTACCAGTACTAGGACGCTTAAATGTGGAATTCTCTAACTTAAAGAAAGCAGCCGCCATAGACTACGATAGTTTCATGAATATGTACTCCAATCTCACAGCCCGGGTTGCTGAGATTCGACAGCTTGTGATGAACTGCGGCAATGGTGAGAGAGGTGACTTTGTGAGGGAAATGAAGGGATTTTTAGAGGAATGCGAAGAGGAGCTTAAGGTGGTGAGGGAGGAACAAATAAGGGTATTGGAGCTTGTGAAGAGAACAACAGCATATTACCAAGCAGGAGCAGCAAAAGACATAGGTGCACACCCACTTCAATTGTTTGCTATTGTGAAAGATTTTCTTGAGATGGTTGATCAAGTTTGCATTGACATCACAAGGAAGCTACAAAAGAAGAACTTTACAAGTGCAGGATCACCACCAACATCACCAGCAACAACTACTCCAGCAAGATTCCAAAACTTCCAGTCATATTTTATGTCAGATAAGCACGGGACAGCATCTTCTAGTGAATCAGACGATGATTTTTAA
- the LOC127794957 gene encoding protein EDS1-like isoform X2 produces the protein MDPTAQRQDQLYKKKTSERERERQRERLWRSLVAPENQRKARMVGGRLGETIGVREELIKKACSLDLKAHKTASGKPYLCEKSRGSSEAIFSFSGSWTAEDWFSGKSFGGTGPEDDLGLFPSLRSIGTGEVAVVNRAFLARFQAILRTSSLEKKVNKAAREGKHIVFTGHSSGGPVAILATLWFLEQYPRPNSSSQNRPVCVTFGSPLVGNWIFPHALRRENWDDFFIHFIMRYDIVPRLMLAPLSSLGQQLQPMLQSFNPKPPLFGHDSAAMSTEFFMMVMRSASSVASHAACKTMGCTNSLLETVTGFVELSPYRPFGTCIFCTGDGKLVVVKNPDAVLQLLFYSSQLTCMEEGGQVAYDTLKEHLDKSLNEHLGYAAELQESLEMQNVVYLDNNHLRELPLSSNGSPQGETATIGTALNDLGLSTRARLCLRAAGELQAQKQKNQEKKNPNKDDIKRKLKDIRDYQSRCCEVRGVGYYDAFKLQDDTQDFSANVTRLELAGMWDEIIEMLKRRELPDGFECQKVWIELGTEYRRLVEPLDIANYYRHLKNEDTGPYLINARPKRYRYTQRWLEHAERMPQGSSSESCFWATVEDLKSGNRPFADVKGEILHLENNMSEWVKGEKIGSDVFLANSTFSMWWKTLPDQHRGQSWLKDFVKI, from the exons ATGGATCCCACCGCACAGCGCCAAGACCAGCTCTACAAGAAGAAGacgagcgagcgagagagagagagacagagagagagactttGGAGATCGCTTGTTGCCCCAGAAAACCAGAGGAAAGCGAGGATGGTGGGAGGGAGGCTCGGAGAGACAATAGGGGTGAGAGAAGAGCTTATCAAGAAAGCCTGCTCTCTTGATCTAAAAGCTCACAAAACCGCTTCCGGAAAGCCATATCTCTGCGAGAAAAGCCGCGGGTCATCGGAAGCGATTTTCAGCTTTTCAGGTTCGTGGACTGCGGAAGATTGGTTCAGCGGCAAGTCTTTCGGGGGAACGGGTCCGGAGGACGATCTCGGGCTGTTTCCTTCTCTCCGGAGCATTGGCACCGGGGAAGTGGCTGTGGTGAACCGAGCGTTTCTGGCTAGATTCCAAGCCATTCTCAGAACTTCGTCGTTGGAAAAAAAG GTCAACAAAGCAGCACGAGAGGGGAAGCATATAGTATTCACAGGGCATTCGTCCGGTGGTCCAGTGGCTATTCTTGCAACCCTTTGGTTCTTAGAGCAGTACCCGAGGCCAAACAGCAGCAGCCAAAATCGACCTGTGTGTGTAACTTTCGGGTCTCCACTAGTTGGTAATTGGATTTTTCCACACGCACTCAGAAGGGAGAACTGGGATGATTTCTTCATACATTTCATCATGAGGTATGACATTGTTCCTCGGTTGATGCTGGCCCCTCTTTCATCTTTGGGACAACAATTGCAGCCGATGCTCCAGTCTTTCAATCCAAAACCGCCATTGTTTGGGCATGATTCCGCTGCAATGTCGACGGAATTCTTCATGATGGTGATGAGGAGTGCATCGTCTGTTGCAAGCCACGCTGCTTGCAAAACAATGGGCTGCACAAATTCATTGCTTGAAACCGTAACGGGTTTCGTTGAACTTAGCCCTTACAGGCCATTTGGTACCTGTATCTTTTGCACCGGCGACGGAAAACTGGTGGTCGTGAAGAACCCGGATGCAGTGCTGCAACTATTGTTCTATAGTTCTCAGTTGACCTGCATGGAAGAAGGTGGGCAGGTTGCTTATGACACTTTAAAGGAGCATCTGGATAAAAGTTTAAATGAGCATCTGGGCTATGCAGCTGAGTTGCAAGAAAGCTTAGAAATGCAAAATGTGGTTTACCTGGATAACAATCATCTCAGAGAGCTTCCTCTGTCTTCCAATGGCAGCCCTCAGGGTGAGACAGCAACAATTGGCACAGCCTTGAACGATCTTGGTCTA AGCACAAGAGCCAGGTTGTGTCTTCGTGCTGCTGGAGAATTACAGGCACAAAAGCAGAAGaaccaagagaagaaaaatccTAACAAAGACGACATTAAAAGAAAACTGAAAGACATCCGAGATTACCAATCAAGATGTTGTGAAGTTCGTGGAGTTGGTTATTATGATGCCTTCAAACTTCAGGACGACACCCAGGACTTCTCTGCCAATGTGACGAGGTTGGAGCTGGCAGGCATGTGGGATGAGATAATTGAAATGCTGAAAAGGCGTGAACTTCCAGATGGATTCGAGTGCCAGAAAGTGTGGATAGAGTTGGGAACTGAGTACAGGCGGTTGGTAGAGCCGCTAGACATTGCCAACTACTATCGACACTTGAAAAATGAAGACACTGGACCATACTTGATCAATGCTAGGCCAAAGCGTTATAGATACACCCAAAGGTGGCTTGAACACGCTGAAAGAATGCCACAAGGATCTAGCTCAGAATCCTGCTTTTGGGCTACGGTGGAGGATTTGAAGAGCGGCAATAGGCCATTTGCAGACGTGAAAGGGGAGATTCTGCATTTAGAGAACAATATGTCTGAATGGGTCAAAGGTGAGAAGATTGGCAGTGATGTCTTTTTGGCCAACTCAACATTTTCCATGTGGTGGAAAACGCTCCCAGACCAACATAGGGGGCAATCTTGGCTTAAAGATTTTGTGAAAATATGA